The DNA window GGGGCACCGGGCCGCGGCGGCCAACCTGGCCGACATCGCGGCCATGGGGGCCACCCCGACCGCGCTGCTGGTCGCCCTCTGCATGCCGGCGGACCTCGACCCGGGCTGGGCCGAGGAGCTGGCCGACGGGCTGGGCGCCGAGGCGGCCCTGGTGGGCGCGAGCGTGGTGGGCGGGGACATGTCCGCCAGCCCGACGCTGACCGTCGCGGTGACCGCCCTGGGTGACCTGGCCGGCCGGCCGCCGGTGGTCCGCTCCGCGCCCGCCCCGGCGACGTGGTGGCCCTCGCCGGGCGCACCGGCTGGGCGGCCGCCGGCTACACCGTGCTGTCCCGGGGGTTCCGCACGCCCCGGCTGCTCGTGGAGGCGTTCCGCCGCCCCGAGGTGCCCTACGCCGCCGGCCCGGAGGCCGCCGCGCACGGCGCCACCGCCATGATCGACGTGTCGGACGGGCTGCTCGCCGACCTGGGGCACGTGGCGAAGGCCAGCGGGGTGGCCGTCGACCTCACCCGGGAGGCGTTCGAGGTGCCCCGGCAGATGCGCGACGCGGCGCAGGCGCTCGGCGTCGACCCGTACTCGTGGATCCTGGCCGGGGGCGACGACCACGCGCTGGCGGCGACCTTCCCGGCGGAGGCGACGCTGCCGGCGGGCTGGCGGCCGGTCGGGCGGGTGATCGAGGGAACGGGGGTGACCGTCGACGGCACGCCGTACGCGGGCCCGGCCGGCTGGGACCACTTCCGCCGGGGGGAGTGATCTGCGTCCGATGCGGGTGATCGGGCCACCGGCGGGCCGGGGACCGGCCGTACGCTTGCATCCCGTGAGTGAGATCGAGATCCGGGCGCAGCGCTTCGACGCGCCCGAGTCGCAGGCGTTGATCCGGGCGGCCCTGGCCGACCTCGGCGCGCGGTACGGCGGCAACGGCGACGACACCCCGGTCGACGCGGCCGAGTTCGAGCCGCCGGCCGGCACCTTCCTGGTGGCCTACCTCGACGGGGAGCCGGTGGGCTGCGGCGGGTGGCGCAGCCACGGCGACGACACGGCCGAGCTGAAGCGGATGTACACGGCGCCGGCGGCCCGGGGCCGGGGCGTGGCCCGAGCGGTGCTCGCCGCCGTCGAGCGGTCCGCCCGGGACCACGGCCGCAAGCGGATCATCCTGGAGTGCGGCGACAAGCAGCCCGAGGCGATCGCCATGTACACCTCGGCCGGCTACGAGCGCATCCCGAACTTCGGCTTCTACCAGGACGCGCCCGGCTGCCTCTCGTACGGCCGCACGCTCTGACCCGCGCCGTCAGCCGGCGGTGATCCGGATCTCGCCGGCGGCCTTGCGGGCGGCGCTCTCCGCGTCGGTGGGGGTGGCGCCCCAGGCCAGCAGGTGCCCGCTGCGGTGCGCCGAGGAGAGCAGCTCCGGCACCTGGTCGCCGACCTTCGCCTCGATCTGCACGTCGAGCACACCGGGCACCCGCAGGGCGGCCCGGCGGCCGTCCACCGCGGTGACCCGCCCCACCGCGGTGGACGGCCGCCGGGCCGCCCTGCGGGTGCCCGGTGTGCTCGACGTGCAGATCGAGGCGAAGGTCGGCGACCAGGTGCCGGAGCTGCTCTCCTCGGCGCACCGCAGCGGGCACCTGCTGGCCTGGGGCGCCACCCCCACCGACGCGGAGAGCGCCGCCCGCAAGGCCGCCGGCGAGATCCGGATCACCGCCGGCTGACGGCGCGGGTCAGAGCGTGCGGCCGTACGAGAGGCAGCCGGGCGCGTCCTGGTAGAAGCCGAAGTTCGGGATGCGCTCGTAGCCGGCCGAG is part of the Micromonospora terminaliae genome and encodes:
- a CDS encoding GNAT family N-acetyltransferase, translated to MSEIEIRAQRFDAPESQALIRAALADLGARYGGNGDDTPVDAAEFEPPAGTFLVAYLDGEPVGCGGWRSHGDDTAELKRMYTAPAARGRGVARAVLAAVERSARDHGRKRIILECGDKQPEAIAMYTSAGYERIPNFGFYQDAPGCLSYGRTL